A stretch of the Sulfurimonas sp. HSL3-1 genome encodes the following:
- a CDS encoding sulfotransferase: MKTAFFVSTGRTGTDFFTDFFNNVVENSWSLHEPKPAFRKRGHQLMSRPHTMWEKYYFALPRRWWHMKHSEEWYVETNYHLFAAIPLIRDAFPDALVFHIVRDGRDVVTSWLNRGRYITNDHMTPFHIPGDPAQALWENWNALQKLAWYWKTVNTRAIETQPDMIIKFEELFKTNKELIFDILAKFDGLVYDEAKVRASLEKKVNRNRIEFFPKYDEWPRHWKEQFWEIAGEKMEELGYAFKP; the protein is encoded by the coding sequence TTGAAGACAGCTTTTTTTGTTTCTACGGGACGGACCGGGACCGACTTTTTTACCGATTTTTTCAATAATGTCGTTGAGAACTCCTGGAGCCTGCACGAACCGAAACCCGCATTCAGAAAGCGGGGGCATCAGCTGATGTCACGCCCCCACACGATGTGGGAAAAATACTACTTTGCGCTGCCGCGGCGCTGGTGGCATATGAAGCATTCGGAAGAGTGGTACGTTGAAACGAACTACCACCTCTTCGCCGCCATTCCGCTGATCCGGGACGCCTTTCCCGACGCGCTGGTGTTCCACATCGTCCGCGACGGCAGGGACGTGGTCACGTCATGGCTCAACCGCGGCCGCTATATCACGAACGACCATATGACCCCTTTCCATATTCCCGGCGACCCGGCGCAGGCGTTGTGGGAGAACTGGAACGCGCTGCAGAAACTGGCCTGGTACTGGAAAACGGTCAATACCCGCGCCATCGAGACCCAGCCGGACATGATCATCAAGTTCGAAGAGCTCTTTAAGACGAACAAGGAGCTCATCTTCGACATCCTGGCGAAATTTGACGGCCTGGTCTATGACGAAGCAAAGGTCCGCGCTTCGCTGGAGAAGAAAGTCAACCGGAACCGCATCGAGTTCTTCCCGAAGTATGACGAATGGCCGCGCCACTGGAAAGAGCAGTTCTGGGAGATCGCCGGGGAAAAGATGGAAGAGCTCGGCTACGCTTTCAAGCCGTAA
- a CDS encoding sulfotransferase, translated as MFGNVKAKLDLLKDYFYTKQALKAEPHLFDHVETYCMFVGYPRSSHSLIGSLIDAHPQTNIAHEQDVLKYIKYGFSKEAIFHLLLRNAKQFTEAGREWTGYSYAVEGQYQGKYTDLKVIGDKRGGNSSRRFSRNPELLKKLKKTIDLPIKFIHVIRNPYDNISTMAYRAVGSDKSKVTPEALTGELEHYFSLVETANSVFEQVDVADVIHVKIENFMEHPKEELKRICDFLGLETTEEYLDACAAIVYTKPHKTRNDYTWDEALKARVSGEIEKYPFFEGYSFTA; from the coding sequence ATGTTCGGAAACGTCAAAGCAAAGCTCGACCTGCTCAAAGACTACTTTTATACGAAACAGGCGCTGAAAGCCGAGCCGCACCTTTTTGACCATGTCGAAACCTACTGCATGTTCGTCGGCTATCCGCGCAGCAGTCACAGCCTGATCGGTTCATTGATCGATGCCCATCCCCAAACCAATATCGCCCACGAGCAGGATGTGCTCAAGTATATCAAGTACGGGTTTTCGAAAGAGGCCATCTTCCACCTGCTGCTGCGCAACGCCAAGCAGTTCACCGAGGCCGGCCGAGAGTGGACGGGCTACTCCTATGCGGTCGAAGGCCAGTACCAGGGAAAATACACCGACCTGAAGGTGATCGGCGACAAACGCGGGGGGAACAGCTCCAGGCGTTTCAGCCGCAACCCGGAACTGCTGAAGAAGCTGAAAAAGACGATCGACCTCCCGATCAAGTTCATTCACGTCATCCGCAACCCCTACGACAATATCAGCACCATGGCCTACCGGGCCGTCGGTTCGGACAAGAGCAAAGTGACGCCGGAGGCGCTAACGGGGGAACTCGAACACTACTTCTCCCTCGTGGAGACGGCGAATTCGGTCTTTGAGCAGGTGGATGTAGCGGACGTCATCCATGTCAAGATCGAAAACTTCATGGAACACCCGAAAGAGGAGCTGAAAAGAATATGCGATTTTCTCGGCCTTGAGACAACCGAGGAGTACCTCGACGCCTGCGCGGCGATCGTCTATACGAAACCGCATAAAACCCGCAATGACTATACATGGGACGAGGCGCTCAAAGCGCGGGTAAGTGGGGAGATCGAAAAGTACCCCTTCTTCGAAGGCTACAGCTTTACGGCTTGA
- a CDS encoding UDP-glucose/GDP-mannose dehydrogenase family protein, producing the protein MKISVIGTGYVGLVSGTCFAQMGNSVTCVDIDEGKIAKLRQGIIPIYEPGLETMVLENHEKGTLAFTTDIQEAIASTDVAFIAVGTPMGEDGSADLQYVLAVAKSIGEHMQHYMVVVDKSTVPVGTADKVKAAIQTELDKRGVDLEFDVVSNPEFLKEGAAIEDFMHPDRVVIGAESETAMQVMHDLYAPFMKKSDRFIGMDIKSAEMTKYAANAMLATKISFMNEMANICERVGADVNKVRHGIGSDGRIGYSFIYPGCGYGGSCFPKDVQALAKTAKDFGYTPRILDAVEAVNYDQKMVMADKVIKRFGEELSGLTFAVWGLAFKPETDDMREASSITIINALTTRGAKIKAYDPKARHEAESYYLKGNERVEYVDSKYDALTGADALILVTEWQEFRSPDFDEIDKRLNSPIFFDGRNQFDKERMARLGFEYFQIGV; encoded by the coding sequence ATGAAAATATCCGTCATCGGCACGGGCTATGTCGGCCTGGTCAGCGGGACCTGTTTTGCGCAGATGGGCAACAGCGTCACCTGTGTGGACATCGATGAGGGAAAGATCGCGAAACTGCGCCAGGGGATCATCCCGATCTATGAACCGGGTCTGGAGACGATGGTCCTCGAGAATCATGAGAAGGGCACCCTGGCGTTCACGACCGATATCCAGGAGGCGATCGCTTCGACGGATGTCGCCTTTATCGCCGTCGGTACCCCGATGGGCGAAGACGGCAGCGCGGACCTTCAGTACGTGCTGGCCGTCGCCAAAAGCATCGGCGAGCATATGCAGCATTACATGGTCGTCGTCGACAAATCGACGGTTCCCGTCGGTACGGCCGACAAGGTCAAAGCCGCGATCCAGACAGAACTGGACAAGCGCGGCGTCGACCTGGAATTTGACGTTGTCTCCAACCCTGAGTTCCTCAAAGAGGGCGCGGCCATCGAGGACTTCATGCACCCAGACCGCGTCGTCATCGGTGCCGAGAGCGAGACGGCGATGCAGGTGATGCACGACCTCTACGCCCCCTTCATGAAAAAAAGCGACCGCTTTATCGGAATGGATATCAAGAGCGCCGAGATGACCAAGTACGCCGCGAACGCGATGCTCGCGACGAAGATCAGCTTTATGAACGAGATGGCCAATATCTGCGAACGTGTCGGCGCGGACGTCAACAAGGTGCGCCACGGTATCGGTAGCGACGGCCGCATCGGCTACAGCTTCATCTACCCGGGCTGCGGCTACGGCGGCAGCTGCTTTCCGAAGGATGTGCAGGCCCTGGCCAAAACGGCCAAGGATTTCGGCTATACCCCGCGGATCCTCGACGCCGTCGAAGCGGTAAACTACGATCAGAAAATGGTCATGGCGGACAAGGTGATCAAACGTTTCGGCGAGGAGCTCTCGGGCCTTACCTTCGCCGTTTGGGGCCTGGCGTTCAAACCGGAAACGGACGATATGCGCGAAGCCTCCTCCATCACGATCATCAACGCCCTGACAACGCGCGGCGCGAAGATCAAGGCCTACGACCCGAAAGCCCGCCACGAGGCGGAGAGCTACTACCTCAAGGGCAATGAGCGCGTCGAATACGTCGACAGCAAATACGACGCGCTCACCGGCGCCGATGCGCTCATCCTCGTCACCGAGTGGCAGGAGTTCCGCAGCCCCGACTTCGACGAGATCGACAAACGCCTCAACAGCCCGATCTTCTTCGACGGCCGCAACCAGTTCGACAAGGAGCGTATGGCGCGTCTCGGATTCGAATACTTCCAGATCGGGGTCTGA
- a CDS encoding glycosyltransferase family 4 protein, which yields MTHSATGMLIAHANFAKGFRGGERQTQLLIETLSQRGYRQRLLVRKGSELGRRCRGIENLSVIEIGKPYALHLGHLKGAGVLHAHETKAAQFALFGKWLLGVPYIVTRRVDHAITNNAFNRAIYASATQCVALSEAIKTEIRKIVPETDVATIPSAWSRLETDEARVRQLKTRFEGKFVVGQIGALVDAHKGQAILIEAARILERRHPDIQFILLGGGSDEAMLKAAAADLGNITFEGFVNNVGDYLACFDLFAFPSRYEGLGSILFDAMQFDVPIVASNVGGIPDIVHHEDNGLLVPPGDARALAEAIKRLYGDAALRERLSARARDELDAYSPAAMTEKYERLYRR from the coding sequence ATGACGCATTCCGCCACCGGCATGCTGATCGCCCACGCCAACTTTGCCAAGGGGTTCCGCGGCGGCGAGCGGCAGACGCAGCTGCTGATCGAAACACTCTCGCAGCGGGGCTACCGCCAGCGGCTGCTCGTGCGTAAAGGTTCGGAACTGGGACGGCGCTGCCGGGGCATCGAAAACCTCTCCGTCATCGAAATCGGCAAACCCTACGCCCTCCACCTGGGCCATCTCAAAGGCGCGGGAGTGCTGCACGCCCATGAAACAAAAGCGGCGCAGTTCGCCCTCTTTGGCAAATGGCTTCTCGGCGTCCCGTACATCGTCACGCGTCGGGTCGACCACGCCATCACGAACAACGCTTTCAACCGGGCGATTTATGCCTCCGCCACGCAGTGCGTTGCCCTCTCCGAAGCCATCAAAACGGAGATCCGAAAGATCGTCCCGGAGACCGATGTTGCCACCATCCCCAGCGCCTGGAGCAGGCTGGAGACCGATGAGGCACGTGTCCGACAGCTGAAAACCCGGTTTGAGGGGAAATTCGTCGTAGGGCAGATCGGCGCGCTTGTCGACGCCCACAAGGGGCAGGCCATCCTCATCGAAGCGGCCCGCATCCTGGAACGGAGGCACCCCGATATCCAGTTTATACTGCTCGGGGGCGGCAGCGACGAGGCCATGCTGAAAGCGGCGGCGGCCGATCTTGGCAATATCACCTTTGAAGGGTTCGTCAACAACGTCGGCGACTATCTGGCATGTTTCGACCTCTTCGCCTTCCCCTCCCGCTACGAAGGGCTTGGATCCATCCTCTTCGACGCCATGCAGTTCGATGTGCCCATCGTCGCCTCGAACGTCGGCGGCATCCCCGATATCGTTCATCATGAGGACAACGGTCTGCTCGTGCCGCCCGGCGATGCCCGCGCCCTTGCCGAAGCCATCAAGCGCCTTTACGGCGATGCTGCCCTGCGCGAACGGTTGAGCGCCCGTGCCCGGGACGAACTCGACGCCTACTCGCCCGCCGCCATGACCGAAAAGTACGAACGGCTCTATCGGCGCTAG
- a CDS encoding glycosyl transferase family 90 has translation MPKITMPRAGAEGCMAMWNSRYLRIDVDRNSKFTYYLQNVLAYPLPGVLFRPRRDALLEKGKTDREVQERLHYYNRCDAAFRLGSEAQSLDAFRKVKKKTYFFDLYGWWRYFRPECRSAYLFGDITHVPPQPTLVKSRPIAGDNRNSVLMNLNKVRHFVFVNDALPFEAKKNMAVWRGKAYGKHRRAFVKRFYNHPRCDIGQTNTKFETEVPWQKGRMTLKEQLRYKFVISIEGNDVASNLKWIMSSNSLALMARPKYETWFMEGTLIPDYHYVLLKDDYSDLEEKIAYYSAHPEEAKAIIANAHRHVARFRDAEREAVVSLSVMEKYFERSGQLEAGTPHPRRRSRPAWRLKRPRLAALGI, from the coding sequence TTGCCAAAAATCACGATGCCCCGCGCCGGGGCCGAAGGGTGCATGGCGATGTGGAACTCCCGCTATCTGCGGATCGACGTGGACAGGAACAGCAAGTTTACCTATTATCTTCAAAACGTGCTCGCTTACCCGCTGCCGGGGGTGCTTTTCCGGCCGCGCCGGGACGCGCTGCTGGAGAAAGGGAAAACGGACAGGGAGGTGCAAGAGAGACTGCACTATTACAACCGGTGCGATGCCGCGTTTCGTCTCGGCAGTGAAGCCCAGTCGCTGGACGCCTTCAGAAAGGTGAAAAAAAAGACCTACTTTTTCGACCTTTACGGCTGGTGGCGCTATTTCCGTCCCGAGTGCCGCAGCGCCTACCTCTTCGGCGACATCACCCATGTGCCGCCGCAGCCGACGCTGGTCAAGAGCCGTCCCATCGCCGGGGACAACCGCAACTCTGTCCTGATGAATCTCAATAAAGTGCGCCATTTCGTCTTTGTGAACGATGCGCTTCCCTTCGAGGCGAAAAAAAACATGGCCGTCTGGCGGGGGAAGGCGTACGGTAAACACCGTAGGGCTTTTGTCAAGCGCTTTTACAACCATCCGCGCTGCGATATCGGGCAGACGAATACGAAGTTCGAGACAGAGGTGCCGTGGCAGAAGGGACGGATGACGCTCAAAGAACAGCTACGGTACAAGTTCGTCATCTCCATCGAAGGAAACGACGTCGCGTCGAACCTCAAATGGATCATGTCCTCCAACTCCCTGGCGCTGATGGCCCGCCCGAAGTACGAGACCTGGTTTATGGAGGGGACCCTCATCCCCGATTACCACTATGTGCTGCTCAAAGACGACTACTCCGATCTGGAGGAGAAGATCGCCTACTACAGCGCCCATCCGGAGGAGGCGAAGGCGATCATTGCCAATGCCCACCGCCACGTCGCACGCTTCCGGGATGCGGAACGCGAAGCGGTCGTATCCCTGTCGGTGATGGAGAAATATTTCGAGCGTTCGGGACAGTTGGAAGCGGGCACGCCGCATCCGCGCAGAAGGTCACGGCCGGCATGGCGTCTGAAGCGGCCGCGTCTGGCCGCCCTGGGGATCTAG